One Halictus rubicundus isolate RS-2024b chromosome 10, iyHalRubi1_principal, whole genome shotgun sequence genomic window carries:
- the Cpf1 gene encoding cuticular protein CPF1, protein MFSKIVILACALAMSDAGYLGTAAAGQYTLTTAALTSTSDNILRSTGNLAQIATQSKTIATPFSSSSRSDIRVTNPAIYAHAAPLAYATAHAAPLAAPLAAPLAAAHPSQLLGVAYSPAVAVSHMAYSSPIGVSYSW, encoded by the exons ATGTTCTCCAAG ATCGTAATACTCGCCTGTGCTCTGGCAATGAGCGATGCCGGATACTTGGGTACGGCTGCCGCTGGTCAATACACTTTGACTACCGCAGCATTGACATCAACGTCGGACAACATCCTCCGCAGCACAGGAAATTTGGCGCAGATCGCGACTCAATCGAAAACGATCGCCACCCCGTTCTCTAGCAGTAGCAGATCCGACATTCGCGTGACGAACCCGGCAATCTATGCGCACGCTGCTCCACTCGCCTACGCTACAGCCCACGCAGCACCTTTGGCTGCACCCCTGGCTGCACCCCTGGCCGCTGCGCATCCGAGTCAGCTCCTCGGTGTCGCCTACTCTCCGGCGGTTGCCGTTTCGCACATGGCTTACTCCAGTCCCATCGGCGTGTCCTATTCCTGGTAA